One Candidatus Flexicrinis proximus DNA window includes the following coding sequences:
- a CDS encoding class II aldolase/adducin family protein: MNFAMLPPPHQLVEIMRRIYDQGLTTTSGGNLSIRDDDGSIWITPAGIDKGALRPEDIIRVFPDGRTDGPHRPSSELPFHRQIYNARPDLKAIVHAHPIALVAFSLVGQIPDTHITPQAFEVCGRVGYARYELPGSEALGLRISEAFATGSNVVMLENHGAVAGGDSLLDAFHRLETLEFAAQTLIHAANLGDIEKLTDDELALIRQDAQLPEFAPARRDSRELEARRAICEVIRRAYAHRLVTSTGGTVSMRLGSEDFIITPFGFDRKYVESEDMVRILDGRREAGRVPSRAVLLHSAIYAAHPGVNCIMSAQPPGALSFSVSRKVPFDTKLIPETYIVLREMPSVPYGTVFTDPASVARMLTPDTPVLLLRNDAVLVTGKTPLEAFDRIEVAEFSAQALLRSRALGPLQPIGDEEIHDLQRKFFQKP, encoded by the coding sequence ATGAACTTTGCCATGCTTCCTCCGCCTCACCAGCTTGTCGAGATCATGCGCCGGATTTACGACCAGGGGCTCACGACCACCAGCGGCGGGAACCTCTCGATCCGCGACGACGACGGGAGCATCTGGATCACTCCGGCGGGAATCGACAAAGGTGCGCTCCGGCCGGAAGACATCATCCGCGTATTTCCAGACGGACGCACCGACGGTCCGCACCGGCCATCGAGCGAACTGCCGTTTCATCGTCAGATTTACAATGCCCGGCCCGACCTGAAGGCCATCGTCCACGCACATCCGATCGCGTTGGTTGCCTTCAGCCTGGTCGGTCAAATTCCGGATACGCATATCACGCCGCAGGCATTTGAAGTCTGCGGCCGGGTCGGTTATGCGCGCTATGAACTGCCGGGGTCGGAAGCATTGGGGCTGCGAATCTCGGAGGCGTTTGCCACCGGTTCGAACGTCGTCATGCTGGAGAATCACGGCGCGGTCGCCGGTGGCGACTCGCTCCTTGACGCGTTTCATCGCCTTGAGACGCTGGAGTTCGCCGCGCAAACCCTGATCCACGCCGCGAATCTGGGCGATATCGAAAAGCTCACCGATGATGAACTCGCGTTGATCCGGCAGGACGCGCAGCTTCCGGAATTCGCCCCGGCCAGACGCGACAGCCGCGAATTGGAGGCTCGGCGGGCAATTTGCGAAGTGATCCGCCGCGCCTACGCCCATCGGCTGGTCACCAGCACCGGCGGTACCGTGTCCATGCGCCTGGGCAGCGAGGACTTCATCATCACGCCGTTCGGCTTCGACCGCAAATATGTCGAGTCGGAGGACATGGTCCGGATACTGGATGGCCGCCGGGAGGCTGGCCGCGTCCCCAGCCGTGCCGTGCTCCTGCACAGTGCGATCTACGCCGCACACCCGGGCGTGAACTGCATCATGAGCGCGCAGCCCCCCGGCGCCCTGAGCTTCAGTGTGTCCCGCAAGGTTCCCTTTGACACCAAGCTCATCCCGGAGACCTATATCGTCCTGCGCGAGATGCCGTCAGTCCCCTATGGCACGGTGTTTACCGACCCGGCGTCGGTTGCCCGCATGCTGACCCCCGACACGCCGGTTTTGCTGTTGCGTAACGACGCGGTGCTGGTCACCGGCAAAACGCCGCTCGAAGCATTTGACCGGATCGAAGTCGCCGAATTCAGCGCTCAGGCGCTGCTGCGCTCGCGTGCGTTGGGGCCACTGCAGCCCATCGGCGATGAGGAAATCCACGATCTCCAGCGAAAGTTTTTCCAGAAGCCGTAG
- a CDS encoding hexose kinase, giving the protein MGRIVTVTPNTTIDQTLLIPAFIPGQTIRARQTIYTIGGKPTDVSHILGQLGQPSFALGFTAGTMGERVKSILGALGVEHDFLEVGGESRVNVLIYSEADGSHTTITTDSLQVSPAHITALTEKLEQSLDTAACVMLGGTLPRNMPPSVYTEWIAMIRARGIPVLFDADEPNLSAGLKSRPSYIKPNQNEIGRLIGRPVATMQEAYNAAREIQAAHGSSVIVTLGADGALAVLGDKAWMIPPLDVPVLGTGGAGDAVMAGMAESIWLGEPEEMGLRRGFAYAAAVVQMYGTANLDPDEARRLLPLVQLIPFP; this is encoded by the coding sequence ATGGGGCGCATTGTCACCGTCACCCCCAATACCACGATTGACCAGACTCTGCTGATCCCGGCCTTCATCCCCGGTCAGACGATTCGCGCGCGACAGACCATCTACACGATTGGCGGCAAGCCAACCGACGTCTCGCACATCCTCGGCCAGCTCGGCCAGCCGAGCTTTGCGCTGGGATTCACGGCGGGGACCATGGGCGAGCGCGTAAAATCGATCCTTGGCGCGCTCGGGGTCGAACACGATTTCCTGGAAGTCGGCGGGGAATCCCGCGTCAACGTCCTGATCTACAGCGAAGCGGATGGATCGCACACCACCATTACCACCGACTCGCTGCAGGTCAGCCCGGCACACATCACGGCCCTGACCGAAAAACTGGAGCAGTCGCTCGACACCGCTGCCTGTGTGATGCTGGGCGGGACCCTGCCGCGAAATATGCCGCCGTCGGTCTATACCGAATGGATCGCCATGATCCGGGCGCGGGGAATCCCCGTGCTGTTCGACGCCGACGAACCGAATCTGAGCGCCGGTCTCAAATCCCGGCCGAGCTACATCAAACCCAACCAGAACGAGATCGGCCGGCTGATTGGACGGCCGGTCGCGACGATGCAGGAAGCCTATAACGCGGCGCGGGAGATTCAGGCCGCGCATGGCAGTTCGGTGATTGTCACCCTGGGCGCTGACGGCGCGTTGGCGGTCTTGGGCGACAAAGCCTGGATGATCCCCCCGCTTGATGTCCCGGTTCTTGGCACAGGCGGCGCCGGCGATGCCGTGATGGCCGGCATGGCCGAGTCGATCTGGCTGGGGGAGCCGGAAGAGATGGGCCTCCGGCGCGGATTTGCGTACGCTGCCGCTGTCGTGCAGATGTACGGCACCGCGAACCTTGATCCAGACGAAGCACGGCGTCTTCTGCCCCTCGTTCAGCTCATCCCCTTTCCGTAA
- a CDS encoding class II aldolase/adducin family protein, with the protein MTTEEIRRDHAIQKSRERIARVGQMMFARRLTDAAGGNISERVGELVCISPRYSGSQRQWQLTPEDVLVVNFEGEVLVGAGTISRESQVHLRLHREFGEYGTGVIHAHAQNLLVFAATATPMPPVLEANRKFGVTPVVGYAPAHSKVLAENVAASMKGREQRIKGHAAGTIAPWHGLFLMGRDLFAAYDAVERLDNNAYIILQSRALGASPMMETERARMEEVIGSYTE; encoded by the coding sequence ATGACCACCGAAGAGATTCGTCGCGATCACGCAATCCAGAAGTCGCGCGAGCGTATTGCGCGTGTCGGTCAGATGATGTTTGCCCGGCGCCTGACCGATGCCGCCGGCGGCAACATCAGCGAACGTGTCGGTGAGCTTGTCTGTATTTCACCCCGCTATTCCGGCTCGCAGCGCCAGTGGCAGCTGACGCCGGAAGACGTGCTGGTTGTCAACTTCGAAGGGGAGGTCCTCGTCGGCGCCGGCACCATTAGCCGCGAGAGCCAGGTGCATCTCCGGTTACACCGCGAATTTGGCGAATACGGCACCGGCGTTATCCATGCTCACGCGCAAAACCTTCTAGTGTTCGCCGCCACCGCGACCCCGATGCCTCCGGTTCTGGAAGCCAACCGGAAGTTCGGCGTCACGCCGGTTGTCGGCTATGCGCCAGCCCACAGCAAGGTCCTTGCGGAGAACGTCGCCGCCAGCATGAAAGGCCGTGAGCAGCGCATCAAGGGGCATGCCGCCGGCACAATTGCGCCGTGGCATGGGCTGTTCCTGATGGGCAGAGATCTTTTTGCTGCGTACGATGCCGTCGAACGGTTGGACAATAACGCCTACATCATCCTGCAGTCGCGGGCGCTCGGCGCCAGTCCGATGATGGAGACGGAGCGGGCGCGCATGGAAGAAGTCATCGGCTCTTACACCGAATAG
- a CDS encoding iron-containing alcohol dehydrogenase, with protein MASFEFATAQQIIFGQGKLAELGRIAGAYGSRALVVTSGSEARAQSLYSIITAAGITYSTFGVTGEPTIVLARQGVEAARNADVEFVIGFGGGAAIDAGKAIAALTTNPGDPMDYLEVIGRGLPLTNVPLPFIAIPTTAGTGAEVTRNAVLASTEHQVKVSLRSPLMLPRVALIDPAQMLSLPPAVTASTGMDALTQVIEPFVSPAANPMTDALCRDGILRAARSLRRVYVDGSDIEAREDMALAALFGGLALANAKLGAVHGFAAPIGGMFDAPHGAVCAALLAPVIRANISALQSRAPQHPALERYGEIARMVTGNPNASLADGADWVASLTHECAIPGLQAYGIDSTVLSDIARKAAQASSMKGNPVELTHDELVTILSEAL; from the coding sequence ATGGCTTCATTTGAGTTTGCCACCGCGCAGCAAATCATCTTCGGTCAGGGAAAGCTGGCTGAGCTTGGGCGCATTGCCGGCGCATACGGTTCACGCGCGCTGGTCGTCACGTCAGGTTCAGAGGCGCGGGCACAGTCACTCTACTCAATAATCACCGCAGCCGGCATCACCTACTCCACGTTCGGAGTGACCGGCGAACCCACGATCGTGCTGGCGCGGCAGGGTGTCGAGGCGGCGCGAAACGCTGATGTTGAATTTGTGATCGGCTTTGGCGGCGGCGCGGCGATTGACGCAGGCAAGGCAATTGCGGCGCTAACGACCAACCCGGGCGACCCGATGGACTATCTCGAAGTCATCGGGCGCGGCCTGCCGCTGACGAATGTACCGCTGCCCTTTATCGCCATCCCGACCACAGCCGGCACCGGCGCCGAGGTGACGCGTAACGCCGTGCTGGCTTCGACCGAACATCAGGTCAAGGTCAGCCTGCGCTCGCCGTTGATGCTTCCGCGTGTGGCGCTGATCGACCCGGCCCAGATGCTCAGTCTGCCGCCTGCTGTAACTGCAAGCACTGGCATGGATGCGCTCACGCAGGTGATCGAGCCGTTTGTCAGCCCTGCGGCCAATCCGATGACGGACGCCTTGTGCCGTGACGGCATCCTGCGGGCGGCACGTTCGCTGCGCCGCGTCTATGTGGATGGCAGCGACATCGAAGCACGGGAGGATATGGCGCTCGCGGCGTTATTCGGCGGGCTGGCACTGGCGAACGCCAAACTCGGCGCCGTCCACGGATTCGCCGCTCCGATCGGCGGCATGTTCGATGCGCCGCATGGCGCGGTGTGCGCGGCGCTGCTCGCACCCGTGATCCGTGCCAACATCTCCGCGCTCCAATCGCGGGCGCCGCAGCACCCGGCGCTGGAGCGCTACGGTGAAATTGCCCGCATGGTGACCGGGAATCCTAATGCTTCGCTGGCTGATGGTGCCGACTGGGTGGCATCACTGACTCACGAGTGCGCGATACCCGGACTGCAGGCCTACGGTATCGATTCAACCGTGCTTTCCGACATTGCCAGAAAAGCGGCCCAGGCTAGTTCGATGAAAGGCAACCCAGTTGAGCTTACCCATGACGAACTGGTGACGATCCTGAGCGAGGCGCTGTAG
- a CDS encoding class II aldolase, producing the protein MTDLLHELWTLTRTLGEPSRDCVIIGEGNTSARVDEDTFLIKASGQQMETIEPSGLVAVRLSPILRLVDASPAPKMEQQKAEARAAKLDAGAPDPSIEVTFHALLLAECGARFIAHTHPTSVVQILCSPRAAEFATRRSFPDEAVLCGPRSVFVGYADPGLPLALAIRDAVRAYMQDEGEAPRVILLQNHGLIALGQTAREALNITMMAIKGARVFAGASALGGPVFLSEEEVNHIVRRPDEIYRRNQFARPNS; encoded by the coding sequence GTGACAGACCTGCTTCATGAACTGTGGACGCTGACGCGTACGCTTGGCGAACCTTCCCGGGATTGCGTAATCATCGGGGAGGGCAATACTTCCGCGCGGGTCGACGAAGATACGTTCCTGATTAAGGCTAGCGGACAGCAGATGGAGACGATCGAGCCCTCGGGTCTGGTCGCCGTCCGCCTTAGCCCGATTCTGCGGCTTGTGGACGCCAGTCCTGCCCCTAAGATGGAACAGCAGAAAGCCGAAGCACGAGCGGCCAAGTTGGATGCTGGCGCCCCCGATCCCTCCATCGAAGTCACGTTTCACGCGCTGCTGCTGGCGGAATGCGGGGCGCGTTTCATCGCTCACACGCATCCCACATCGGTCGTTCAGATCCTGTGCAGCCCGCGCGCTGCGGAGTTTGCGACCCGCCGGAGTTTTCCGGATGAAGCGGTCCTTTGCGGCCCGCGCAGCGTTTTCGTCGGGTATGCAGATCCGGGGCTGCCCCTGGCGCTCGCCATCCGCGATGCCGTGCGAGCCTATATGCAGGACGAAGGCGAAGCACCGCGGGTGATCCTCCTGCAAAACCACGGCTTGATTGCCCTGGGACAGACCGCGCGCGAAGCCCTTAATATCACCATGATGGCGATCAAGGGTGCGCGGGTTTTCGCCGGCGCGTCTGCGCTGGGAGGGCCAGTCTTCCTCAGCGAAGAAGAGGTCAATCACATCGTGCGCCGGCCTGATGAAATCTACCGCCGCAACCAGTTCGCGCGTCCCAACAGTTAG
- a CDS encoding substrate-binding domain-containing protein translates to MVAALFISPVAAQEEDRWDGADDLPVNPLACPVAEGEEAEESTDEAAMDMPEYNGGTAVGAPDKAGQEIVLVDIPKLIGIGYFDATALGAQQAAEELGNVTVTTDGPTEANIDDQITFIENYLAQGVDGILFAANDPVAISPVLRRALEAGVHVVGYDANSEPDAREWFVNQAEFNGIGKAMIDALAVEMGEDASFGIVTSTFTTPNQARWIAEMWAYAGDCYPEMTWLETLEAQEDSVLSFNQATTLINKYGEDIDGIFGMTSVATPSSADAVTQAGLCGEVAVIGLATPNAMKSYVDAECVKSVVLWNPIDLGYAAVYVMRAIVDGTFAPGDATVAAGRLGDLAVVNGSEVLLGAPFIFNKDNINDFDF, encoded by the coding sequence ATGGTCGCAGCCCTGTTCATTTCACCGGTTGCCGCCCAGGAAGAGGATCGCTGGGACGGCGCCGATGACCTTCCCGTCAATCCGCTGGCCTGCCCGGTAGCTGAAGGCGAAGAAGCAGAAGAATCGACCGACGAAGCCGCGATGGACATGCCCGAGTATAACGGCGGTACCGCTGTTGGCGCGCCCGATAAGGCCGGTCAGGAAATCGTCCTGGTGGACATCCCCAAGCTCATTGGTATCGGCTACTTCGATGCCACCGCGCTCGGTGCCCAGCAGGCTGCTGAAGAACTCGGCAACGTGACCGTTACCACTGACGGCCCGACCGAAGCCAACATTGACGACCAGATCACCTTTATCGAGAACTACCTGGCCCAGGGCGTCGACGGCATCCTGTTTGCCGCCAACGATCCGGTCGCCATCTCGCCAGTCCTGCGCCGCGCCCTTGAGGCCGGTGTCCATGTGGTCGGTTACGATGCCAACAGCGAACCGGATGCACGTGAATGGTTCGTCAATCAGGCAGAATTCAACGGTATCGGTAAGGCCATGATCGATGCGCTGGCCGTTGAGATGGGCGAGGATGCCTCCTTCGGTATCGTCACCAGCACCTTCACCACGCCGAACCAGGCGCGCTGGATCGCCGAAATGTGGGCGTATGCGGGCGACTGCTACCCGGAAATGACCTGGCTGGAAACTCTCGAAGCGCAGGAAGATTCGGTTCTGAGCTTCAATCAGGCGACCACCCTCATCAACAAGTACGGCGAGGATATCGATGGCATTTTCGGGATGACCAGCGTTGCGACCCCCTCTTCGGCTGACGCCGTGACTCAGGCTGGGCTGTGCGGTGAAGTTGCTGTCATCGGTCTGGCGACCCCCAATGCCATGAAGTCGTATGTCGATGCCGAATGCGTGAAGTCGGTCGTGCTGTGGAACCCGATTGACCTTGGCTATGCAGCCGTCTATGTCATGCGCGCGATCGTCGATGGCACCTTCGCGCCGGGCGACGCCACGGTTGCGGCTGGCCGCCTGGGCGATCTGGCTGTCGTGAATGGCTCCGAGGTCCTGCTCGGCGCGCCGTTCATCTTCAACAAGGACAACATCAACGACTTCGACTTCTAG
- a CDS encoding ABC transporter permease has product MRIRRILFSQEGVLFLILVVSIIFLAARTDKFLQLSNLLTQGRLLVEVGLIALPMTFIIITGGIDLSVGSTLGLTAIMLGVGWENLGLPLELAIVFALIISVIAGFVNGWFIVRVGVPPLIMTLSTLALYRGLAQGISEGRSVRGYPEWFYAIGQGDFLGLPTQIWFLIVGIIISAIILSRTTFGRTLYAIGNNEKGARFSGLQVDRVKMAIYTFSGLMAGLGGWIFVSRVTTTRSDMGSGLELDVIAAVVLGGTSIFGGSGSITGTVIGMVLIQLLKNGLALNGVTADATIIVIGLVLIFAILVNNFIQSRRQAK; this is encoded by the coding sequence ATGCGAATTCGCCGTATACTGTTCAGCCAGGAGGGCGTGCTCTTCCTGATCCTGGTGGTCTCGATCATCTTCCTCGCTGCACGCACCGACAAGTTCCTGCAGCTCAGCAATCTGCTGACACAGGGCCGGCTGCTGGTGGAGGTAGGTCTGATTGCGCTGCCGATGACCTTCATCATCATTACAGGCGGTATTGACCTGTCGGTGGGTTCGACGCTTGGCCTCACCGCCATCATGCTCGGTGTCGGTTGGGAGAACCTCGGCCTCCCGTTGGAACTCGCGATTGTGTTTGCGCTGATCATCTCCGTCATTGCGGGCTTCGTAAATGGCTGGTTCATTGTCAGGGTCGGCGTACCCCCGCTGATAATGACGCTGTCCACGCTTGCGCTGTATCGCGGACTTGCTCAAGGCATCAGCGAGGGCCGCTCGGTGCGTGGCTACCCCGAATGGTTTTATGCGATCGGACAGGGCGACTTCCTTGGTTTGCCCACACAGATATGGTTTCTGATCGTGGGCATCATTATTTCAGCGATTATCCTGTCGCGCACCACGTTTGGCCGAACGCTCTATGCAATCGGTAACAACGAAAAAGGTGCGCGTTTCTCCGGCCTCCAGGTGGACCGCGTCAAAATGGCGATCTACACATTCTCCGGCCTGATGGCCGGACTTGGCGGCTGGATCTTTGTCTCGCGCGTGACGACGACGCGCTCCGATATGGGGAGTGGCCTGGAACTGGATGTCATTGCGGCGGTTGTACTGGGGGGCACGAGCATCTTTGGAGGCTCGGGCAGTATCACCGGTACGGTCATCGGCATGGTCCTGATCCAGTTGCTCAAGAACGGCCTGGCGCTCAACGGTGTGACCGCTGACGCGACCATCATCGTGATTGGCCTGGTGCTGATTTTCGCGATCCTGGTCAATAACTTCATCCAAAGCCGGCGCCAGGCAAAATAG
- a CDS encoding ABC transporter permease, producing the protein MLAGALLLVVQFALPRAAAGSDFSIRSVLGNQEMVLVAGLVMLVTFVGIANPRYLADRNLSDVLQGHAYIAVAAIGMTLVIITGNIDISIGSLVGLLAIISGRIAADTGQIWLAWLAPMFFGAISGGVTGFLVAYMRIPSIVVTLGMLSILKGLLLIWTTGSRVVNLPEGFFLAQMRPLNVPMPIWFMIILTVLALLWMRYSGFGRSIYAVGGNKEAARLSGLNEQRIVFQVFVLNGFFVGIASVLYATQLTIIQATPPPGLELTVITSAVVGGVSILGGTGTVLGAMVAAILLNAIRSAMVFINVSPFWLQAVQGMLILATVLADLLRRRRQRL; encoded by the coding sequence ATGCTGGCCGGCGCCCTGCTGCTCGTCGTTCAATTTGCGCTTCCTCGCGCGGCTGCCGGTTCGGATTTCAGCATCCGTTCGGTGCTCGGCAATCAGGAAATGGTGCTGGTTGCTGGATTGGTGATGCTCGTGACGTTTGTCGGGATCGCCAACCCGCGCTACCTGGCTGACCGCAACCTGTCGGACGTGCTGCAGGGGCATGCCTACATTGCAGTAGCCGCCATCGGCATGACACTAGTGATTATTACTGGCAATATCGACATTTCGATTGGCTCCCTCGTCGGCTTGCTGGCGATCATCAGCGGACGAATTGCGGCTGACACAGGACAAATCTGGCTTGCATGGCTTGCCCCCATGTTCTTCGGGGCAATCAGCGGCGGCGTCACCGGCTTTCTGGTCGCTTATATGCGAATACCTTCTATCGTCGTGACGCTGGGCATGCTCAGTATCCTCAAGGGACTGCTGCTGATCTGGACGACCGGTTCGCGTGTCGTCAATCTGCCTGAGGGCTTTTTCCTCGCGCAGATGCGGCCGCTCAATGTACCAATGCCGATCTGGTTCATGATTATCCTCACCGTACTCGCATTGTTGTGGATGCGGTACAGCGGGTTTGGCCGGTCGATCTATGCGGTCGGCGGCAATAAAGAGGCCGCGCGCCTGAGTGGACTAAACGAACAGCGCATTGTCTTTCAGGTGTTTGTGTTGAACGGCTTCTTTGTGGGCATTGCGAGCGTACTTTACGCGACTCAGCTTACGATCATCCAGGCGACCCCGCCGCCAGGCCTCGAATTGACGGTCATCACATCAGCGGTCGTTGGGGGCGTCAGTATCCTTGGGGGGACCGGCACCGTGCTGGGCGCCATGGTGGCGGCGATTTTACTTAACGCGATTCGCTCGGCAATGGTGTTTATCAACGTGTCGCCATTCTGGCTGCAAGCGGTGCAGGGCATGCTCATTCTTGCCACCGTGCTGGCGGACCTGCTGCGGCGACGCCGTCAGCGATTGTAA
- a CDS encoding sugar ABC transporter ATP-binding protein — translation MTEPILVLKDIEKRFPGVHALRGVAFDVRPGEVHALLGENGAGKSTLIKIISGAHRPDAGVMLLDGQPVSLNNPNDAKHRGIATIYQELGLYPELSVAENIFTGHTPHRKFGPLKIVDWPAMESRAREILADLNIHDLDVRRKVGSLNVGNRQRVEIAKALSLKARILIMDEPTAALTESDVERLFGIVRLLRDRGVGIIYISHRLNEVFELADRVTVLRDGQYVDTRMVKDVTEQELISMMVGRTIDNLFPKMDAKIGNVVLEVKDLHREPYTHGVSFNVRAGEIVGIAGLVGSGRSEMAQIVFGTLPAEKGQILIEGQPVHIRRPSDAVHHGIAYVPEDRGQQGLVRAMTLRENSTMAVLPKVSRRTFIQRARETGMARDAIKQLAIRATGPEQIVNKLSGGNQQKVVVSKWLASNPRLLIMDEPTRGVDVGAKSEIHRLMSQLAAENGLAILMISSELPEILGMSDRILVMREGRLVAEFSRAEATQERIAAAMMSENGQAKSAAGTTEAAVQ, via the coding sequence ATGACTGAGCCGATCCTCGTCCTCAAAGACATCGAAAAACGTTTCCCTGGCGTGCATGCCCTGCGCGGTGTCGCGTTCGATGTCCGTCCTGGTGAAGTTCACGCCCTGCTGGGCGAAAATGGTGCCGGAAAATCAACGCTGATCAAGATCATTAGCGGTGCGCATCGCCCCGATGCCGGTGTTATGCTATTGGACGGTCAGCCGGTCTCCCTCAACAATCCCAACGACGCAAAACATCGCGGCATAGCTACGATTTACCAGGAACTCGGTCTCTATCCGGAACTCTCAGTCGCCGAGAACATCTTTACCGGACACACGCCGCATCGCAAGTTTGGCCCCTTGAAGATCGTCGACTGGCCCGCGATGGAATCGCGGGCACGCGAGATTCTGGCCGACCTGAACATCCATGATCTTGATGTACGCCGGAAAGTCGGGTCCTTGAACGTCGGTAATCGGCAGCGTGTCGAGATTGCCAAGGCGTTGTCCCTCAAAGCCCGCATCCTGATTATGGACGAACCGACAGCGGCGCTGACGGAGTCCGATGTCGAGCGGTTGTTCGGCATCGTGCGTCTCCTGCGGGATCGCGGCGTTGGCATCATCTATATCAGCCACCGCCTGAACGAAGTCTTTGAGCTTGCGGACCGGGTCACTGTACTGCGTGACGGGCAGTATGTCGACACGCGCATGGTCAAAGATGTGACCGAGCAGGAACTTATCAGCATGATGGTCGGCCGTACGATCGACAACCTGTTCCCCAAAATGGACGCGAAAATCGGCAACGTCGTGCTGGAGGTCAAAGACCTGCATCGTGAACCGTATACGCATGGCGTATCGTTCAACGTGCGGGCTGGGGAGATCGTTGGCATCGCGGGGCTCGTCGGCAGCGGTCGATCGGAGATGGCTCAGATCGTCTTTGGGACCCTGCCTGCCGAGAAGGGGCAGATCCTGATTGAGGGACAACCCGTTCATATTCGGCGGCCAAGCGATGCCGTTCATCATGGTATTGCCTATGTGCCTGAAGACCGCGGCCAGCAGGGACTCGTCCGCGCGATGACGTTACGTGAGAACAGTACAATGGCCGTGCTTCCGAAAGTCTCACGGCGGACCTTTATTCAGCGCGCCAGAGAGACCGGCATGGCGCGTGACGCCATCAAGCAGTTGGCGATCCGCGCGACCGGCCCCGAACAGATCGTCAATAAACTGAGCGGCGGCAACCAACAGAAAGTAGTGGTCAGCAAATGGCTGGCCAGCAACCCTCGTCTTCTCATCATGGATGAACCCACCCGCGGCGTCGATGTGGGCGCAAAAAGCGAAATTCACCGTCTGATGAGCCAGCTTGCCGCCGAGAATGGGCTTGCCATTCTGATGATTTCAAGCGAACTGCCGGAAATTCTAGGGATGAGTGATCGAATACTGGTCATGCGTGAGGGGAGGCTCGTCGCCGAGTTTAGCCGCGCCGAGGCGACCCAGGAGCGAATTGCAGCCGCGATGATGAGCGAAAACGGGCAGGCCAAATCAGCCGCCGGCACGACGGAGGCAGCAGTACAATGA